TGAAGGCGGTCGAGACGTATACGCCGGATGAGGAGATCATTCCGCTGTCCTGCAATATTTCGATATGCAATGGAAAACAGGATCATCTGGTTGCTCATTTGGAGGAATGGCGTGCCTATACGTCGGAAGAAATCGAGTTTCGATTGTTCGAAGGAGGTCATTTTTACATTCGGGACTGTGCGAAGGAAGTCGTGGAAGCCGTGAATCACAAAGCGCTCCAATATTTAACCGCGATGAGGAGGAGGAAATGATGTTAACGAAGGATCGGCGCCAATCCTTTCCCTATTCATGCAAGCTGATGGAGCAGCTAAATTCCTTTATCCGCCGGGAACACATCGATGTTCAAGCGCCGATGCTGGCGGCTTGGATCAGCTTATTGCATCGTTATACGGGGCTGGAACGGATCCATGTTTCGATGGAGGCCGATGAGTCGCATGACACAGCGTTTCCGCTCTTCATCGATTTCGCGGAGATCCCCACCTTTCGGGACCTGACGAAGACCATTCATGCCGGCTTGCGACAGCAGCTTGATAATGCAGAACACCAAGCGCCCCTTTCCGGTTTTACATTGCGGGCGGAGTCATCCTTGGGATCTGCACTTATGCCTCTTCGCGGCCCGCATTATGAGAAGCTCGTCGTACTTGAAATCGTCCGATCCGAAGCGGCATGGACAGGGTCGGTGCTGTACCTTGAAGATCATTTTGAGCCGGATGCGATTTCCCGCATGATCGGACATTTAATACGGCTTTACACAGGCTATCTCGAGCGGCCGGAAGTACCGATCGATCGGATTCCGCTGCTTACCGAGCAGGAATATACGCAGATGCTGGTCGAATGGAATGGCACGGAGGCGGAACCGGGGGAGCAACTGTGCATCCCGCAATGGTTCGAAGCGCAAGTAAAGAAGACGCCCGATGCGGTGGCTATCGTCGATGGCAGGGAAAGGGTGTCTTATGCCGATCTGGATCGTCTCGCGAACCAAGTCGCCCATTATTTGCTGCAAAAAGGGCTCCGCCCGGAGACATTGGTCGGTGTTCACCTGAAAAGGTCGATTGACATGGCAGCCGCGATTTTGGGGATCTTGAAAGCCGGAGGGGCTTACGTGCCGCTCGATCCTGCGTACGCATCGGAGCGGCATGCCTATATTTTGAACGATACGAAGGCTCCGATTGTCGTTACGCAGGAGGCGTTTGCGCCGTCGTTCGCCGAGCATGAGATCGAAGTTGTCTGCATGGACCGGGATCGGGACGCCGTGCAGAAAGCGGGAAGTCATGCGCTTCAACCGGCAGCTCCGATTCGAGTCGATCACTTGGCGTACGTCATTTATACATCCGGGTCTACCGGAAATCCGAAAGGCGTTGCCGTCGAACACCGGAACGTCCATGCATTAATGCAATGGGCGAAAGAAACCTACACATGCGATGAAATGGCAGGCGTTTTATTTGCGACCTCAATCAATTTCGATTTATCCGTTTTTGAAATGTTCGTCACATGGGGAATGGGCGGAAAAGTGATTTTGGCCGAAAATGCGCTGCAGCTCCCCCATCTGCCCGCGGCTGATGAGGTCACCTTAATCAATACCGTGCCGTCGGCGATTAGCGCGCTTACCGCGATGCAGGCCATCCCGGCTTCGGTTCGAATCGTGAATTTGGCTGGAGAACCTTTAAAGCGCACGCTCGTCGAACAAATCTACGAGATCGCAACCGTGAAACGGGTCATCAATTTATATGGACCCTCGGAAGATACGACGTATTCGACTTACAGTGTCGTCCGTCGCGGGCCCGACCTGCCCGTATACATCGGCCGTCCTATTCCGGATACGCAAGCTTACGTCCTGGATTCCCATTTGCAGCCGGTTCCGGTCGGCGTGACGGGGGAGCTTTATTTGGGCGGTGCCGGTTTGGCGCGCGGGTATTTGAATCAAGAAAGGCTGACGAAAGAAAAATTTATTCCGAACCGGTTTCGTAACGATTCTCAGGAACGGTTATACCGCACGGGTGACCTGGTTCGGTATGCGGCGGACGGGAATCTGGAATATTTAGGCCGGTCCGATCATCAAGTCAAAATACGGGGTTTTCGGGTTGAATTGGGGGAAATCGAGGCGGCCTTGACAGGTCATCCCGATGTACAGGAAGCCGTAGTCGTCGCGAAGCCGTCGGATGCGGCCGATTCGCGATTAGCCGCTTATTATACGACAAAGATCGATACAGAGAATTCGAGGTTCAGGAGAGCGCTAAGAATGTACTTGCGGAAGAAGCTGCCGGAATATATGATCCCGTCCTTTATGATTCGGCTGGATCGAATCCCGTTACTGCCGAATGGAAAAATCGATCGTCGATCACTGCCCGAGCCGCAAATCGTTCATGAATCGAATCCTGCTCCGCGAAACGAAATCGAAGCGAAATTAGCCGCGATTTGGCGAGATGTCTTACATGTGGAATCGGTAGGTATTGAGGATCATTTCCTGGATGTAGGCGGTCAATCCATCCTCGCGACTCAAACTCTGGTCCGGATTCGTGCGGAATTTCAAATTCATTTGACGCAGAGAGAGGTATTGGAAGCCGGTACGATCGCCGAACAAGCGCAGGTCATAGCGGAAGCGCTGAAGAAGGGGAAGAACCAAACGTTGCCCATTGGCATCATGTCTCAAAAAAGAGTGGCGCGTCCACTTCGAGGATAAGGAGCGGCCAATCATGAGCGAGCAAAATCGGCAAACGAATCAACAGGACCAATCGGAGCCTGAACAATTTTATGTGTTTCCGGCGTCGGATGTCCAACAGAGCCAGTGGTTTTTTCACGAAATGGCTCCGGATAATCCGATGTACAATTTGCCTTATCTGATTCGTATGCAGGGAGCTTTAAACCGAGAAGCATTGGAAAAAAGCCTGCAAATCGTCGTCGATCGGCACGAATCGCTCCGCACGACGTTTCGCATGGAGCAGAACCGGCTCGTTCAACTCGTTTCGCTGGAACAGCCGGTTTCACTGCCGCTATCCTTAGCCGAGCCGTCATCCGAGATGGATCAAGAGAGCCGGGTCCAAGCTTGGGCGGCGGCAGAGGCCGGTCGATTGTTCGATTTGCGGACAGGTCCCCTGATCCGCGGCAGGCTTCTGAAAGTCGCCGATGAGGATCATTATCTGCTCCTTACTCTGCATCACAGCATTACGGACGGCTGGTCCATGGCTGTTTTGATGCAAGAATGGTCGGAAGCTTACCGCTGTTTGGCAGAGGATCAGCCGGTCGAAACCATCGAACGGTCGATTCAATACGCAGACTTTTCGGAATGGCAAAGAGAGCGGCTCGAATCAGGCGAATGGGCGAAACAGCTCGCTTACTGGAAGCGGCAGTTGCAGGGGAGCCCGCCGCTACTGCCACTGCCAACCGACAGGAATCGTCCCGCCGTACAATCCTATCGAGGGGACGCATTTTCCTTATGGATCGGCCCCGAGCTGAAGGAGGCCGTAACCGGCTTTAGCCGGGAGAATGGCGTTACGTTATTCATGACGTTATTCGCGGCATTCCAAACGCTGCTGTACCGTTATTCGGGGCAGGACGATCTCGTGGTCGGAACCCCGATTGCCAACCGGAATCAAGACGGAATGAAGGACGTGATCGGATTCGTCGCGAATACATTGGCGCTGCGGAGCCGGATTGGCGAAGGCTGGTCGTTCAGGCAATTGGTCGATCACGTTCGTCATGTGACACTGGACGCTTACGACCAGCAAGACGTTCCGTTCGACAAGGTGGTCGACGAACTGCGTATCGAGCGAAGCGCAGCCCATTCGCCTCTGTTTCAAATCATGTTCGTCTTGCAAAATCATTCTGCTGCAGCATGGGATTTTCCGGGTATCGCCTGCAAGCCTATTCCGCTCCATACCCGGACAGCCAAGTTTGACTTGACGCTGACGTTGGAAGAAGCGACGAACGGGTGGGCGTGCTCGTTCGAATATAATACGGATCTGTTCGACGAAGAAACGATTCGGCGCATGGCTCAACATTACGAACGATTGCTTCAGCACGGCATGGAGGATCCGGATCAATTATTGACTCGTCTGCGGATGGTTACCAAGGGGGAACAAGCGCAGGAAGAAAGCCGCAGACACCGAAATAACCGCGAGTACAGTACGGAACATGCCATTCACCAATTATTCGAGAAACGCGCCGCCGAAACGCCTAATGCCGTTGCCGTTGTTTACGAGGAGAAACGATATACGTACCGTGAGCTGAATGAGAGGGCGAATCAGGTGGCGCATGAGCTGATCGGGCGAGGGATCGCTTCAGGTTCGCTGGTCGGTATTTGCTTGGAACGTT
This genomic window from Paenibacillus humicola contains:
- a CDS encoding amino acid adenylation domain-containing protein, whose protein sequence is MLVEWNGTEAEPGEQLCIPQWFEAQVKKTPDAVAIVDGRERVSYADLDRLANQVAHYLLQKGLRPETLVGVHLKRSIDMAAAILGILKAGGAYVPLDPAYASERHAYILNDTKAPIVVTQEAFAPSFAEHEIEVVCMDRDRDAVQKAGSHALQPAAPIRVDHLAYVIYTSGSTGNPKGVAVEHRNVHALMQWAKETYTCDEMAGVLFATSINFDLSVFEMFVTWGMGGKVILAENALQLPHLPAADEVTLINTVPSAISALTAMQAIPASVRIVNLAGEPLKRTLVEQIYEIATVKRVINLYGPSEDTTYSTYSVVRRGPDLPVYIGRPIPDTQAYVLDSHLQPVPVGVTGELYLGGAGLARGYLNQERLTKEKFIPNRFRNDSQERLYRTGDLVRYAADGNLEYLGRSDHQVKIRGFRVELGEIEAALTGHPDVQEAVVVAKPSDAADSRLAAYYTTKIDTENSRFRRALRMYLRKKLPEYMIPSFMIRLDRIPLLPNGKIDRRSLPEPQIVHESNPAPRNEIEAKLAAIWRDVLHVESVGIEDHFLDVGGQSILATQTLVRIRAEFQIHLTQREVLEAGTIAEQAQVIAEALKKGKNQTLPIGIMSQKRVARPLRG